tatatgtttcctaaaataaaatatactgtaatccgtttggggaaaaaaaggttgttttttttacccagacatttaaatgtaacattgtagagcagtgattacaataccgtaataccgtgaaaccgtgatatttttatccaaggttatcataccgtcagaatcttataccggcccatgcctagtgggcagccattgctgcggcgcccggggagcagttgggggatcggtgccttgctcaagggactcacctcagccgtggtattgagggtggagagagtgctgtacattcactcccccacctacaatccctgccggacctgagactcgaacctgcaacctttgggttacaagtccgactctctaaccattaggccacggctgcccccgtgAAAATTACCTAAACAGGTTTAAGTAGACAccaaacatgttttagaaaaaagaaaactaaatagtTCACTCATAAACAGTATCAAAAGCATTTAGGTTATGTACAGTTTGCGTATTTGAATGGCCAAAAATAAGTTTTCATatacctgagactcgaacccacaacctttgggttataagtctgactctctaaccattaggccacgccCCATAATAAGTTTAAGTAGACTCAAACTCAAATGCTTCAAAACAGTgaaatcattttgcgacgcaatggTTTAATTGATTTGGAGTTTAAAAAAGCTCTCGTGCTCACGTCCCATctctatgtgctttttaaaaactttaCAAGCAATGGcgaaattcgaaaatgaatggctcttttgatCTGTTTTTTTGCTAGTCGAGTTTAAATCCGTTGGTTCCAGTATAAATGACTCACTTAATTGAATGCATTGTCTGAAATGATGGTACGTGAATCAGATCCTATTCCgtatcatttgatttaggctAGACCTGATGATTCAGACCAGAACTtcagaatgggtttgtgaattattattcaatttgggacttcggagtgcatatcgcgaatcatttgattcagatcgggacttcagagcggatTCAAGagtcttttgatttagatcaggactccaGAGCGTaaatcacaaatcttttgattcagatcaggactttggcgCACGGAtcatgaatcagttgattcagttcggaacttcaaagcaggtttgcaaatcatttgattcagatttggacttcggagcgggttcacaaatcatttgattcagatttggacttcggagcgggttcgcaatttatttgatccagactGGGACTTCGAAAtgcggatcacaaatcatttgattcagattgggacttcggagcaggttcacaaatcatttgattcagattggcacTTCGAAAtgcggatcacaaatcatttgattcagattgggacgtcggagcgggttcgcaaatcatttgatcgaGACTGGGACTTCGAagtgcggatcgcaaatcatttgattcagattggcacTTCGAAAtgcggatcacaaatcatttgattcagactgggacttcggagcgggttcgcaaatcatttgattcagattggcacTTCGAAAtgcggatcacaaatcatttgattcagattgggacgtcggagcgggttcgcaaatcatttgatcgaGACTGGGACTTCGAagtgcggatcgcaaatcatttgattcagattggcacTTCGAAAtgcggatcacaaatcatttgattcagactgggacttcggagcgggttcgcaatTCATTTGATCCAGACTGGTGTCACATTTCATGTCTGTTTTGGTCATTGGTTTCTCCCCTTGTCTTCCCCCAttgatctgtgtgatttggtttagccctcgtttgtcatGATCTCCTtaacctgtctgtaattataagttttcctttataagtctgtctgtatCTTGAGatctctgtcggtctttgttgATGTCTACAGGAAATTCCTGCTTGTTACACTTGAAGatctatattaaaaattgttgttTGTTATCCTGTCTcacgtctcgtccgtccagcacgcagAACCGTTACAACTGGGACTTCGGACtgcggatcacaaatcatttgattcagattgggacttcggagcgggttcacaaatcatttgtttcagtttgggacttcagagcaggtttgcaaatcatttgattcagactgggacttcggagcgggattttctttcttttttattaaacagtacaaaatccaaaccattaaggcagttagaaaaacaaaaatgaaagtaCACAGATataaatcccttaagaaaatgaaccatggttttgttatagtaaaagtgtagtaacaatgtttttgttgttgttgttgttgttttaggcATGATTTGTATAACCAccgttttactacaaatactatgGTTAAACTATgattagtgtagcaaaaccatggttaatttgtggttgccatgttttgtttgtattaaaaatattattaagggAAGTGTTGCCAGGTTAACAAAAACAGCAATAAATTTACATCTTAAGATTATTCATAGGACAAATATAGAGATGCAGTTTTTAACTGTTATGGGATGAACAGAGCTTTGGATAGTTCCCATACTGTTTAGATGAACTTTGAATAAAGAAAAGAGCTTTTTGTTTATGTAGATGTGAAATCTAGCTAGCAACTAGAGAGTATAACAAAGACTTTAGAATGCCTTAAAGGGACTTGTCTTTGACTATAATTTTAACTATAACTTCTGAAAAGGGTTGCCAATAGATTTACCTGAATTATATAAACATATCATTTGAATTCAGAAAGTTATTATAAAAAAAGAAGTTTACGTTTActgtttatttttctgtttttttgttttgtttgggggttttttttaataaagaaagCGAAACAAAAAGTAAAACGAAAACACTTCTCTCACCGTTTTCATACTGCAAAGCTAGTTAAAATTAGTTAGCCATTATAAACACCGAAGCTGTGGACACTTTAAGCGTTCTTCGTTCATTATAGCTAAAGCGATATAACGTTAGTTTTTTTTTGGGTCGTCACATTGTGTCGCTCACTAGTACTACACTCCTTATTTTAAAACGCGCTCGAAGCAAATAGTAAAACAAAGATACCTAAACAACAGAGAGATCATGTTCATACCAGTGACTCCATGTCCCATACAGAAGCAGCGGGTGTTctgttcttttcttttcttttcttttcttttctcctctcctctcctctcctctcctctcctctcctctcctctgaTGTGAAGTCCGACTCCGAGCCAAATAAACCGACCGACACTCGGACCGAAGCTCGTGCACCAATGAGCGCGCGCACCGCGGGAACGCCTCCAGTCGCGTAACCTGTTACCTTTAATCAATCTCTGTCATAGATTATCACATTTAACAGAtttcaataaaataatatgttaaacattatatatatttttttaattaaaacataattttaattaaaaaattacaatgaaTGATGAGCTTCAAACCTGTTTTAGCAGATCATAGTTTGTGTTTCAAGGCATTATAATCATATGTTGAATAATTTCAGCACCAGTATAAACTGAAAAGTGATTAACATTTACTGTCCATAACCCTGATATATTAATTCATGGATAAATTAGAGAAACTGAAGCATTAAATCTGAACACCAGTATATTTGTTATAGTTTTATTGAAGAGCAAAACAGATGAATTTTCTGATCCTAATCTGATCTACTGCTCTTTCACTGAAAGAATATCAGATAATCAAACACTTCAATCAATACAATCATTTCTTTCTTTGAAACTAATGGCTGAAAATCATtttcaataaaaggcaaaaagttataTCAACAGCATCATGCTACACATTCAGCATATTTTTATACTGAGTCTGTCTCAgataataaatatgtaaattgCCCTATTTAAAATGGAATAAACCCAAACAGGGTTTATGATTATCAATTCATAAGAAAATATGACAGCATACTATTCTTCAGTAACATAAAGTGGTGGTTAAAAAACACATAAAGCCAGGAATATCAGAATACAGCTGTGATATGACCGCTTTTAAATAAACAGAAATAATAATACTTAGCACACCTGCAAAACGTTACCAAGTGAGAGATCAGTCATTTCCAAgtctaaaataaagaaatataacaTTTTCTATATTTTCTCATACAAACCTAAAGCATTACTGCGTTTATTTCCCTGAGAATGAGTAAATCTCAGAAAAAGAAATGTCTGGGTCAAGTGTATTTTGCAAATTTTAAACTTAAGTTGTGCtaactgtaataaaaaataataaataaagatgtTTAATTGTCACAGTGCAAAAATACATTATGCAAATGATTGATTTTGTGGTGAAAATTGACCTGGACATAAATTATGTGACATTATTCAGTAACATTCAGTCTGACTTTAACACATATAAATGTGTTGAAATTTATATCAACAAACTAACAGTTTGTAACTATCCTGATATGACAGATTGTTCCTGCAGTACAGTAACAGATGCTTTTTAACACAAAACCTTGTGATTGCCACAATCAAAACtgaaaaagtccaaatataccaaCATAAAATCTAATTTTTACAAATCTACTATCAATAATATACTCCAAATCACGGTCATGTGAAGACTTCTTTGAAAGAAAGTGCAGTTTTTTTCAGAGGTCCAGAGCCACACATGTATTTTGTGTGTGATTTTCATATAATTGCACTGATTGTTTTGGTTTGTCAGCTTGTCTTTCTGTACTCTGTGCAGTTTATGTGATGTTCAGTGCAGCTGTTCAGCGAGTGGTGTTCACTATCTGTCCGTCCACCAGGGGGAGCTGTTCTCTCCAGAAGGTGAACTGGCTGAAGATGTCACTGCAGGGGAAATCACATGATCCTCTGCGCTTCAGGAGCGGGAAGATGTGATCCACCACCTCACCTAGACGCATGTACCTGCACAGGTAAAGCACAGTTGACTCAATGCAGCTAACTTAAATACATTTATCAGTAGCATGACAGTTCAGCTCTTTTTAAAACAATGCAATGTTTCCAGGAACACTAGTGTATTTCCAGtgcaagaattttgacaacatttgtgtttttctgaTAATTTCCAGACAAATATTAGGCTGATATCTTAATTATTACTGCTTGTTTGTCAAACTATTGCGCCATTTCCTGCTTCCTAAGtcattttctatttaatttaacagcttccatatgtttttttcatggtttagacagcataaatgaacaaaaaaacgtattcagtggtacattaaccatgcaatccaagctgttgtttacatttgagtattgccaatatggccaTGCCATGATGCAAGTGCAAAACCTctatacactgtgtgcataattattaggcacgttgatattgtggtcatatttttttccaagcacatttgaccaattccaaaccacatcaatcttaataactactattcattttgtatttaattatttatgagtgatatataattgtccatgaaggctggaagtgaaaaactccttatattcaggtgtgcagaattattaggcacatttccttttacagataaaatgagccaaaaaagagatttacctcagactgaaaagtcaaaaactattaaatgcccatgagaaggatgcaattctaatgcaatactgcaatttgcaaagttaaagCATGACCACCGTAGcactctttaaaaaatatattttccagaatctggcagtaagttttaagagttcattttggtccatctctgtattgatttctttcaaaaaaagaaaagaaaaatgtactgaccacaaacttttaaatagtttatattgttacaaaagctttttattttaaataaatgctggtctttttaactttttatttattaaagaatcataAAAAGAGTATTGCAGGTTCCaacaaaacattaagcagcacaactgttttcaacattgataataaatcagcatattagactgatttctgaaggatcatgtgacactgaagactagagtaatgatgctgaaaattcagctttgcattacaagaataaattacatttttgggatttttgattaaaataaatgcagccttggtgaacattaaaaacttaatttgaaaGTTACGATGAGATGTTGGTTTTTGCATGTTCCTGGATCAGTTCTCCTTTAGGATTGACAGTGAAGATTCTGTTTAAGGGAACACCCACCTCCTTATAGGAGAAAACATCCTACAGACAGAAAAAACAGGGTGATTACAAACCTACACATCATACAGATCACCTACAGGCATCTTTATTAGATATGCAAATGAGTtagcaataaatatttttaaaatggctAACATGCTGAACAATTATCTAATATTATACTGCATAAATGCATTTCTTGCAATCTCATCGTCTGTCTGCGTTTACTCACAGTGTCTCACAGTGTCTCTGTTCCCAAATGCTGCGTAGAAGGGCTCAGTGTTTGGGAGAAAGAGATTTTTATGTCTGTCAAACATGCCACCTTAAAATTTCTCCGGCCTATAAAAGACATAATATCaggtatacactaccagtcaaaagtttgtgaacagtaagatttttaatatttaaaacaagttTCTTCCGTTCAACAAACCTGCTTAATTCGATTCAAAGTACAGAAGAGACTgacaaaattttgaaatatttttttactatttaaaataactgttttctatttgaatacattttaaaatgtaatttattcctgtgatcaaatctaaattttgcagctgatttgctgttcaaatatttattcttatattattattatcaatatttaaagtttagattttttttcaggattcttagatgaatagaaagatccaaagatcagcatttatcagaaattaaAAGCATTATttactatatcattcaaaagcttgaagtcagtaaatttatttgttataatttttttggaacgaaattatagaaatttataattttatttagcaaggatgttttaaattgatcaaaagtgatgactgatacatttataatattacaacagagttctatttcagataaatcctgtttttctgaactttatattcatcaaacaAACCTGTTTTTAacgtaataatataataattcatgagcagcaaa
The window above is part of the Garra rufa chromosome 13, GarRuf1.0, whole genome shotgun sequence genome. Proteins encoded here:
- the LOC141348561 gene encoding phosphatidate phosphatase LPIN1-like; protein product: MFDRHKNLFLPNTEPFYAAFGNRDTDVFSYKEVGVPLNRIFTVNPKGELIQEHAKTNISSYMRLGEVVDHIFPLLKRRGSCDFPCSDIFSQFTFWREQLPLVDGQIVNTTR